The following coding sequences lie in one Acidobacteriota bacterium genomic window:
- a CDS encoding DUF547 domain-containing protein codes for MSLSVRGHCATIVLVAIVAGTLTGFLAREPLRQLVVRLFGPPRVQMTESFAERGDGPTLDHTIWDGLLRQHVTEHGGVDYRSWSDDPTALDRYLASLAEVDLAALGRSERLALLINAYNAFTIRLILDHDGDGGLKSIRDIPDAERWDAVRWELGGQTWSLNQIEHEQIRPRFAEPRIHFALVCAAYSCPPLRTEAYVGVRLEEQLEDQTRRVHGDERWFHFDAETGVVRFTELYDWYLSDFEQVAESAIAYMAGYSSPLNEALEAGRSIDLRRIPYEWDLNRKPATAP; via the coding sequence TTGAGCCTTTCCGTTCGCGGCCACTGTGCCACGATCGTCCTGGTCGCCATTGTCGCCGGGACCTTGACTGGTTTCCTCGCCCGCGAGCCGCTGCGTCAGCTCGTCGTTCGCCTGTTCGGACCGCCGCGCGTTCAGATGACCGAGTCGTTCGCGGAGCGGGGAGACGGTCCGACCCTCGACCACACGATCTGGGACGGTCTCCTCCGACAACACGTCACCGAACACGGCGGGGTCGACTACCGGAGCTGGTCGGACGATCCGACGGCGCTGGACCGTTACCTCGCTTCGCTGGCGGAGGTCGATCTTGCGGCCCTCGGTCGCAGTGAGCGGCTGGCCCTCCTGATCAACGCGTACAACGCGTTCACCATCCGACTCATTCTTGACCATGACGGCGACGGCGGATTGAAGTCGATCCGTGACATTCCCGACGCGGAACGCTGGGACGCGGTCCGTTGGGAGCTGGGCGGTCAGACCTGGAGTCTCAATCAGATCGAACACGAGCAGATTCGACCTCGATTTGCCGAGCCGAGAATCCACTTCGCGTTGGTCTGTGCGGCGTACAGCTGTCCGCCGCTACGCACCGAGGCGTACGTCGGAGTCCGGCTCGAGGAGCAGCTAGAGGATCAGACCCGCCGGGTCCACGGGGACGAACGGTGGTTCCATTTCGATGCCGAGACCGGGGTGGTTCGATTCACGGAACTCTACGATTGGTACCTCTCAGACTTCGAACAGGTCGCCGAGTCGGCTATCGCCTACATGGCGGGCTACTCGTCCCCGCTGAACGAGGCCCTGGAGGCCGGTCGCTCAATCGATCTCCGGCGGATCCCGTACGAGTGGGATCTCAACCGCAAACCCGCTACCGCGCCATAA
- a CDS encoding MBOAT family protein, with amino-acid sequence MDPLTVAVFAEICQAFKIPCNQTPRRAVLDYGGDEPGGSDLIFNTPVFFYFFLLFVTLYGLVLASRRHRVFLIVLASLVFYGAWNYRFIPLLIGSGVADYLIAQRIGASSDQRTRRRWLTLSLVINLGILGLFKYADFVLTSVADFIALFGAEVSLPTLAWVLPVGISFYTFQSLSYTIDVYRRDMEPRKGLVEFLAALSFFPQLVAGPILRARQILPQMHALPVPTWDNIKHGCLLITAGVFKKTVADLLAVPAERIFDSANPASLLETWTGILAFAGQIYGDFAGYTDMAIGLALLLGFKIPLNFRLPYFAVSPVDFWRRWHISLSTWLRDYLYISLGGNRNKRRLRNVMITMLLGGLWHGAAWTFVVWGAYHGVLIVVTHAISKVRAFAAFGADSSRGLRLFKWAVTFHLVLVGWVLFRAGGIADAGEIVARMHGLRVLPAAGAQAGLIFGLVVGLLLFMHLMDLCVIRGGEWLKRHAWFMWILLILFQAICLLAGEPSNDFIYFQF; translated from the coding sequence ATGGACCCGCTCACCGTAGCCGTGTTCGCGGAGATCTGTCAAGCGTTCAAGATTCCATGCAACCAAACACCGCGGCGCGCCGTTCTAGACTATGGCGGAGACGAACCCGGGGGCAGCGACTTGATCTTCAATACGCCTGTTTTCTTCTACTTTTTCCTTCTGTTCGTCACGCTCTATGGACTGGTCCTCGCCAGCCGACGTCATCGCGTCTTCCTGATCGTCCTCGCCAGCCTCGTGTTCTACGGGGCCTGGAACTACCGATTCATTCCCCTGTTGATCGGTAGCGGCGTCGCGGACTACCTGATCGCGCAGCGGATCGGCGCCTCCTCCGATCAGCGCACACGACGACGTTGGTTAACGCTTTCGCTCGTGATAAACCTCGGGATCCTCGGTCTCTTCAAGTACGCCGATTTCGTCCTGACGTCGGTGGCGGATTTCATCGCGCTGTTCGGCGCAGAGGTCAGTCTGCCGACGCTCGCCTGGGTCCTACCGGTGGGCATCTCGTTCTACACATTCCAGAGTCTCAGTTACACGATCGATGTCTATCGCCGAGACATGGAGCCCAGAAAGGGACTCGTGGAGTTCCTCGCAGCGCTATCGTTCTTTCCGCAGCTCGTCGCCGGTCCGATTCTTAGAGCGCGACAGATCCTCCCGCAGATGCACGCGTTGCCGGTGCCGACCTGGGACAACATCAAACATGGCTGTCTCCTGATCACGGCCGGCGTGTTCAAGAAGACCGTCGCGGACCTACTTGCCGTTCCCGCCGAGAGGATCTTCGATTCCGCCAACCCGGCCAGCCTGCTCGAGACCTGGACCGGAATCCTGGCGTTTGCGGGTCAGATCTATGGAGACTTCGCGGGTTACACCGATATGGCGATCGGCCTGGCGTTGCTCCTTGGGTTCAAGATTCCGTTGAACTTCCGACTACCCTACTTTGCCGTTTCGCCGGTCGACTTCTGGCGTCGTTGGCACATCTCGCTCTCGACGTGGCTTCGCGATTACCTCTACATCTCGCTTGGCGGGAATCGAAACAAACGGCGCCTCCGGAATGTGATGATCACGATGCTCCTGGGCGGGCTCTGGCACGGTGCGGCCTGGACATTCGTCGTCTGGGGCGCGTATCACGGTGTTCTGATCGTCGTGACCCACGCAATCTCGAAGGTCCGGGCCTTTGCGGCATTCGGTGCGGATAGTTCCCGCGGGTTGCGACTGTTCAAGTGGGCCGTGACGTTCCATCTCGTACTTGTGGGTTGGGTTCTGTTCCGCGCCGGGGGGATCGCCGACGCCGGTGAGATCGTCGCCCGCATGCATGGTCTCCGCGTGCTTCCCGCTGCCGGGGCACAAGCCGGGTTGATCTTCGGGTTGGTCGTCGGCCTCCTGCTATTCATGCATCTGATGGACCTCTGCGTCATCCGCGGGGGTGAGTGGCTCAAGCGTCACGCGTGGTTTATGTGGATCTTGCTGATCCTGTTCCAGGCGATCTGCCTACTGGCCGGAGAACCGAGTAATGACTTCATCTACTTCCAGTTCTAG